The proteins below are encoded in one region of Helianthus annuus cultivar XRQ/B chromosome 2, HanXRQr2.0-SUNRISE, whole genome shotgun sequence:
- the LOC110883028 gene encoding uncharacterized protein LOC110883028: MAASGSLNLGSTTDSTQTTTPASIVSTTSATLSSGPGTTLPFILLPTSQTSEFDAEFLSKNASLLRRLKAQQARDEQILGLRTRLFHEEAPIRTMGPTMVTPPTFSTVVTSETNTGYVQGASGPTPAMAIRNEAQIDIINDPELTKPYHPVSMTAKSKFSARITHAKLHLKLKMPTTVKKYDGTTDPDDHMFDFDGPARVEQWLMPAWCFMFAQTLTGAARVWFDALNEGEINDFEEFRRLFLQNFSQQRHYSKEITEVHNIRRRDGESLDSFIDRFNRESMQISGVVDQLRISGFCHGVRNNQLVEKLHENLPKTMEVLMERARAFARGKNACNPAPESDHKMSSWKKNGGSVFDKTPPGGRGRPHPYSRNDRPPRGKSSGSRFYNLSDLSKTPSEILSAEGANFPAPPKLRNPGDKNSKKYCDYHHARGHNTDDCWSLKQEIEKAVRSDKLSHLVKEVKEGKSSGNSGDNPNNQPAICMIRRVDNQGIKRSNQHLAAWMQQPIGFPPVSLEEIKDGPVIVSAIIAGHKVRRVYVDSGSATEIMYKQCFQQLAPQTKAKLLRVSMPLVSFSGEVVQPLGQITLPTTMGEGSLVRTVNLTYLVVEARSVHNVILGRPGMCAFGIISSTIHGALKFPTEAGIATLYSESTIGVAEIRQSNGDIEPPNILTEEWAIHPHFPGQKIAIGAQLPEKTKKKLWKLLSNSLDVFAWQTSDMVGVPRCLAEHKLKVSHSIKPVAQRKRNMAPARNKAISEDVRKLLSAGIIREVRYQTWVSNPVMVTKKDKTWRMCVDFSDLNNACPKDCYPLPEIDLKIDSLSSFRLKCFLDAYKGYHQIQMASEDEDKTAFVTNEGLFCYTKMPFGLKNAGATYQRLMDKAFKDQIGRNLEIYVDDLVIKSRVEDDMIDDILETFTKLRSINLKLNPKKCSFGLEEGKFLGVWITQSGIQAHPDKIKAVVSMQPPKTIKEIQSLNGKIVALHRFVSKAADRSIPFMNVLKKRTAKGQIEWTPEADSAFQELKVCLGSLPTLTAPTTGETVTVYLSASHFAISAVLVVHRNQAQIPVYYVSRILKDYETRYPMIEKLALALVHASRRLRRYFQAFNIEVQTDLQIQQILRKPEVSGRLTKWAIELSAFDITYGTRGPVKGQAVADFLTEVPTGESTKEKPILPKVWNLYTDGASSKEGSGAGLILIDPEGIEYTYALRFEFKTSNNEAEYEALLAGLQTAAKAGATSVLAHVDSLLVANQVSGEYEAREDNMVRYLQQVNSLISSFDSCKIVHIPRNKNKKADALSKLASVAFCHLSKEVLVETLQIPAIQQTKSVMSVSTLDNSWMTPIVDYLKNGTLPEDKAQARKLKVKALQYQMHDGQLYRKTFLGPLLKCLTPEEASYVIREIHWGICGIHAGPRMVIAKIMNAGYFWPGMHQSAVNELQSCEDCQRHAPTSHRAKNNLVPVTSAWPFQKWGIDIVGPFPISTGGVRFLLVAIDYFTKWVEAKPLRTITGDQVLRFAWENIVCRFGMPLCIVSDNGKQFAEKPFKTWCQRMRIEQSFASVAHPQANGQVERANRSIVEGIKKRLGKEGVSWADELPHVLWAHRTMPKTSNKETPFSLTYGTEAVIPAEVGIPTPRIQLSQQENEREIHLNLDLIEERRELAAIREAKYKKELEKHYNSKIKETRFKVGEYVMRSNEASLTEGTGKLAPKWEGPYQITTAGKDGKYTLSKMDGTPVPRTWNGVHLKKCYL; encoded by the coding sequence ATGGCGGCCTCAGGTTCTTTGAATCTGGGATCTACGACCGATAGTACCCAAACTACAACACCAGCAAGTATTGTTTCCACAACCTCAGCTACTCTAAGTTCGGGGCCGGGAACAACTTTGCCATTCATTTTACTCCCCACTTCACAAACGTCAGAGTTTGATGCAGAGTTTCTCTCAAAAAATGCAAGTCTCCTACGACGATTAAAAGCGCAGCAGGCTAGAGATGAGCAGATCCTTGGTTTACGAACCAGGCTCTTTCATGAAGAAGCCCCAATAAGAACTATGGGTCCTACAATGGTTACCCCTCCTACTTTCTCCACAGTCGTTACTTCGGAAACAAATACTGGATACGTGCAGGGTGCATCCGGACCTACGCCAGCAATGGCAATACGAAATGAAGCACAGATAGATATAATCAATGATCCGGAACTTACCAAACCATACCATCCGGTTTCCATGACAGCCAAGTCAAAGTTTAGCGCTCGTATCACCCATGCTAAACTCCATCTGAAGCTCAAAATGCCAACTACAGTGAAAAAATACGATGGCACAACTGATCCGGATGATCATATGTTTGATTTTGACGGACCTGCACGAGTTGAACAGTGGCTGATGCCAGCATGGTGTTTCATGTTCGCACAAACACTAACCGGAGCTGCCCGGGTGTGGTTTGATGCGTTGAATGAAGGAGAGATCAACGATTTTGAAGAGTTCCGCAGACTATTTCTCCAAAATTTCAGCCAGCAAAGGCACTACTCCAAAGAAATCACCGAAGTTCACAACATCCGGAGAAGGGATGGAGAATCTCTGGACAGTTTCATTGACCGGTTTAATCGGGAAAGTATGCAGATCAGTGGAGTAGTTGATCAGCTACGTATCTCCGGATTCTGTCACGGCGTTCGGAATAATCAGCTAGTCGAAAAATTGCACGAAAATCTCCCAAAGACGATGGAGGTACTCATGGAACGAGCCAGAGCTTTTGCTCGAGGCAAGAACGCATGTAATCCTGCTCCGGAGTCAGATCACAAGATGTCTTCATGGAAGAAAAATGGTGGGTCGGTGTTTGATAAAACTCCACCGGGGGGCAGGGGACGGCCGCACCCCTACAGCAGAAATGACAGACCTCCACGCGGAAAAAGCTCTGGGTCAAGATTTTACAATTTATCAGATCTCTCCAAAACTCCCAGCGAAATTCTCAGTGCGGAAGGGGCAAATTTCCCCGCTCCACCGAAACTTCGAAACCCAGGAGACAAAAATTCCAAGAAATATTGTGACTACCATCATGCTCGGGGTCACAATACAGATGATTGCTGGTCGTTAAAACAAGAAATAGAAAAGGCAGTGCGGTCCGACAAGCTATCGCATCTAGTCAAAGAAGTAAAGGAAGGAAAGTCTTCAGGGAATTCGGGAGATAATCCGAACAATCAACCAGCAATTTGCATGATCCGAAGGGTGGACAACCAAGGCATCAAGCGGTCCAATCAGCACTTGGCCGCTTGGATGCAGCAACCCATTGGTTTCCCGCCTGTCAGTCTGGAAGAAATCAAGGATGGACCAGTCATAGTGTCCGCAATCATAGCAGGACACAAGGTTCGAAGAGTATACGTCGACAGTGGAAGCGCCACCGAGATCATGTACAAACAATGTTTTCAACAGTTAGCCCCACAGACCAAGGCGAAATTGCTCCGAGTATCAATGCCTTTGGTAAGTTTTTCCGGAGAGGTGGTGCAGCCTTTAGGCCAAATCACTTTGCCAACAACGATGGGGGAAGGAAGTTTGGTTCGAACTGTCAATCTGACGTATCTAGTGGTCGAAGCAAGGTCCGTCCACAATGTCATACTAGGAAGACCCGGTATGTGCGCCTTCGGAATTATCAGTTCTACCATACACGGAGCGTTAAAATTCCCCACCGAAGCAGGGATAGCAACGCTGTACTCCGAATCTACAATCGGTGTAGCCGAAATACGACAGAGCAATGGTGATATCGAGCCTCCGAATATTCTCACGGAAGAATGGGCTATACACCCACACTTTCCTGGCCAGAAAATTGCAATTGGGGCTCAACTTCCCGAGAAAACCAAGAAGAAGTTATGGAAACTACTGTCCAATTCACTCGACGTATTCGCCTGGCAAACCTCTGACATGGTTGGAGTTCCTCGGTGTTTAGCCGAACACAAGTTAAAAGTGTCGCACTCAATAAAACCAGTAGCTCAGAGAAAAAGAAACATGGCCCCGGCTCGTAACAAGGCCATCTCCGAAGACGTACGAAAGTTGCTGAGCGCCGGTATTATAAGAGAGGTGCGGTACCAAACTTGGGTCTCCAATCCAGTAATGGTAACGAAGAAAGACAAAACCTGGAGAATGTGCGTCGATTTTTCCGATCTGAACAATGCGTGCCCAAAGGACTGCTATCCTTTGCCGGAGATTGACTTAAAGATAGACTCCCTCTCTAGTTTCCGTCTTAAATGCTTCCTGGATGCGTATAAGGGTTATCATCAAATTCAAATGGCTTCGGAGGACGAAGACAAGACCgcgtttgtaacaaatgagggtcTCTTTTGTTATACTAAAATGCCATTCGGTTTAAAAAACGCCGGAGCCACTTACCAGAGATTAATGGATAAAGCATTTAAAGATCAGATCGGAAGAAACTTGGAGATCTACGTCGATGACCTGGTCATAAAAAGCCGGGTCGAAGACGACATGATAGATGACATACTCGAAACCTTTACCAAGCTTCGGAGTATCAACCTTAAACTCAATCCCAAAAAATGCTCTTTCGGCTTAGAAGAAGGAAAGTTCCTCGGTGTATGGATTACCCAGTCCGGAATCCAGGCACATCCTGACAAAATCAAAGCGGTAGTCTCCATGCAGCCTCCTAAAACTATCAAAGAAATCCAGTCTTTAAATGGAAAGATCGTCGCCCTTCATCGTTTTGTTTCAAAAGCGGCAGATCGCTCTATTCCTTTCATGAACGTATTGAAAAAACGAACGGCAAAAGGCCAAATAGAGTGGACGCCAGAAGCTGATTCGGCATTTCAGGAGCTGAAGGTATGCCTCGGATCCTTGCCCACTTTAACCGCACCAACTACCGGAGAAACTGTCACGGTATATCTCTCTGCTTCCCATTTTGCGATAAGTGCAGTACTTGTAGTGCATCGGAATCAGGCACAAATCCCGGTCTATTATGTGAGCCGCATCCTGAAAGACTATGAAACTCGGTACCCGATGATTGAAAAGTTGGCACTCGCTTTGGTACATGCCTCCAGACGCCTCCGAAGATACTTCCAAGCTTTCAATATAGAAGTACAGACTGATCTTCAGATCCAGCAAATTCTCAGGAAGCCAGAGGTCTCCGGACGTCTCAccaaatgggcaatagagctcAGCGCTTTTGATATCACCTATGGTACCAGAGGGCCAGTAAAAGGCCAGGCAGTAGCAGATTTCCTTACAGAGGTCCCAACAGGAGAAAGTACCAAGGAAAAACCCATCTTACCAAAAGTATGGAACTTGTACACGGACGGGGCCTCCAGTAAAGAAGGGTCGGGAGCAGGATTAATCCTAATAGATCCGGAAGGAATAGAGTATACTTACGCTTTACGCTTCGAATTCAAAACTTCAAACAATGAAGCAGAGTATGAGGCTCTCCTTGCAGGCCTGCAAACCGCAGCCAAAGCAGGTGCAACCTCCGTATTAGCACATGTTGATTCATTGTTGGTAGCCAATCAAGTCAGCGGCGAGTATGAAGCGCGAGAGGATAATATGGTTCGGTATCTTCAGCAGGTCAACAGTCTAATCTCCTCTTTTGATTCTTGCAAAATAGTACACATACCgaggaacaaaaacaaaaaggccgatgccttgagcaagctTGCGTCCGTAGCATTCTGTCATTTATCAAAAGAAGTTCTAGTTGAAACCCTGCAGATTCCGGCCATCCAACAGACGAAGTCAGTCATGTCAGTCTCCACGCTCGACAATTCTTGGATGACTCCGATCGTGGATTATTTGAAAAATGGGACGCTTCCAGAAGACAAAGCTCAGGCTCGGAAGCTAAAAGTGAAAGCATTGCAATATCAGATGCACGATGGTCAACTCTACAGAAAGACCTTTTTAGGTCCGCTCCTAAAATGCTTAACACCGGAGGAAGCAAGTTACGTCATAAGGGAAATCCATTGGGGAATATGTGGCATCCATGCCGGGCCAAGGATGGTTATAgcaaaaatcatgaatgccggatATTTCTGGCCGGGTATGCATCAAAGCGCGGTTAACGAGCTCCAATCATGTGAAGACTGCCAGCGTCACGCTCCCACCAGCCACCGCGCCAAAAACAACCTCGTTCCCGTAACATCGGCCTGGCCATTTCAGAAATGGGGAATCGACATCGTAGGTCCTTTCCCTATCTCCACCGGAGGGGTAAGGTTCCTGTTGGTTGCTATCGACTACTTCACGAAATGGGTCGAAGCCAAACCCCTCCGGACGATCACAGGAGACCAAGTGCTGAGGTTCGCATGGGAAAACATAGTGTGTAGGTTCGGAATGCCTCTCTGTATAGTAAGCGACAACGGAAAGCAATTTGCGGAGAAACCGTTCAAAACATGGTGTCAAAGAATGCGCATCGAACAGAGTTTCGCTTCGGTGGCCCATCCCCAGGCCAACGGACAAGTGGAAAGAGCCAACCGAAGTATCGTGGAAGGCATTAAAAAGCGGTTGGGGAAGGAAGGCGTCTCATGGGCAGACGAGCTCCCGCACGTCCTATGGGCACACCGAACCATGCCTAAGACGAGCAACAAAGAAACTCCCTTCAGCTTGACATACGGCACCGAAGCTGTCATACCCGCAGAAGTAGGGATCCCCACGCCTCGCATACAATTGAGCCAACAAGAGAATGAACGAGAAATCCACCTAAATCTCGATTTAATCGAAGAAAGGAGAGAACTCGCGGCAATCCGGGAAGCCAAGTATAAAAAAGAGTTGGAAAAACACTACAACTCCAAAATTAAAGAAACCCGGTTCAAGGTCGGAGAATATGTGATGCGGAGTAATGAAGCGAGCTTAACCGAAGGAACGGGGAAGTTAgctcccaaatgggaaggacCTTACCAGATCACAACGGCTGGGAAGGACGGCAAGTATACTTTAAGCAAGATGGATGGAACCCCCGTTCCACGTACTTGGAACGGAGTGCATCTGAAGAAATGTTATCTTTAG